One window from the genome of Cricetulus griseus strain 17A/GY chromosome 2, alternate assembly CriGri-PICRH-1.0, whole genome shotgun sequence encodes:
- the Slc26a2 gene encoding sulfate transporter, producing the protein MSLENKEQHDLSPRDLPEEAYSSPSEVPLEAQRGSSNDVKQLETNDGCRPYRRIHMEPQEKPDINIKKVVIRKLQKSCQCSSGKVRNMIFDFLPVLRWLPKYDLKKNILGDMMSGLIVGILLVPQSIAYSLLAGQEPIYGLYTSFFASIIYCLFGTSRHISVGIFGILCLMIGEVVDREVHKACPDIATTSSSLAVVSNGSELVNQTLDRLCNKSSYAIKIGSTVTFMAGVYQVAMGFFQVGFVSVYLSDALLSGFVTGASFTILTSQAKYLLGLSLPRSNGIGSVITTWIHIFRNIHKTNVCDLITSLLCLLVLLPTKELNEHFKDKLKAPIPTELIVVVAATLASHFGKLHETYNSSIAGHIPTGFMPPKAPDWSLIPNVAIDAIAISIIGFAITVSLSEMFAKKHGYTVKANQEMYAIGFCNIIPSFFHCITTSAALAKTLVKESTGCQSQLSAIVTALVLLLVLLVIAPLFYSLQKCVLGVITIVNLRGALLKFRDLPKMWRVSRMDTVIWFVTMLSSALLSTEIGLLVGVCFSMFCVILRTQKPKVSLLGLEEESETFESISAYKNLQTKSGIKVFRFIAPLYYINKECFKSSLYKKTLNPILVKAAWKKAAKRKLKEETVIFSGIQDEVSVQLSHDPLELHTIVIDCSAIQFLDTAGIHTLKEVRRDYEAIGIQVLLAQCNPSVRDSLTRGEYCKKEEDNLLFYSLSEAVAFAVDSQKQKGVCVLNGLSLSGD; encoded by the exons ATGTCTTTGGAAAATAAAGAGCAACATGACCTTTCACCGAGGGACTTACCTGAAGAAGCCTACAGTAGTCCATCTGAGGTCCCCCTGGAGGCTCAAAGGGGATCAAGCAATGACGTCAAGCAGTTGGAGACCAATGATGGATGCAGACCTTATCGTAGGATTCACATGGAACCTCAAGAGAAACCAGATATTAACATCAAAAAAGTTGTCATCAGAAAGCTGCAGAAGAGTTGCCAGTGTAGCTCAGGCAAAGTCAGAAATATGATTTTtgatttccttcctgttttgCGGTGGCTCCCAAAGTACGACctcaagaaaaacattttaggTGATATGATGTCTGGCCTGATTGTGGGCATACTTTTGGTGCCCCAGTCTATTGCTTACTCCCTATTGGCTGGCCAAGAGCCTATCTATGGTCTGTATACATCATTTTTTGCCAGCATCATTTATTGCCTGTTTGGTACCTCACGCCACATCTCTGTGGGCATTTTTGGAATACTGTGCCTTATGATTGGTGAAGTAGTTGACCGAGAAGTACATAAAGCCTGCCCTGACATTGCTACTACATCATCTTCATTAGCAGTGGTTTCAAATGGATCCGAATTAGTAAACCAGACATTAGACAGACTTTGTAACAAAAGTTCTTATGCAATTAAAATTGGCAGCACTGTGACCTTCATGGCTGGAGTTTATCAG GTAGCGATGGGCTTCTTTCAAGTGGGCTTTGTCTCTGTCTACCTCTCAGATGCCTTACTGAGTGGGTTTGTCACGGGTGCCTCCTTCACCATTCTCACATCTCAGGCAAAGTACCTCCTCGGGCTGAGCCTTCCTCGGAGCAATGGTATAGGCTCAGTCATCACTACCTGGATCCACATCTTCAGAAACATTCATAAGACCAATGTCTGTGACCTCATCACCAGCCTTTTGTGTCTTCTGGTCCTTTTGCCTACCAAAGAACTCAATGAACACTTCAAGGACAAGCTCAAGGCACCAATTCCAACCGAGCTCATTGTCGTTGTGGCAGCCACATTAGCTTCTCATTTTGGAAAACTACATGAGACATATAATTCCAGTATTGCTGGACATATTCCCACTGGGTTTATGCCACCCAAGGCACCAGACTGGAGCCTAATTCCTAATGTGGCTATAGATGCAATAGCTATTTCTATCATTGGTTTTGCTATCACTGTATCACTTTCTGAGATGTTTGCCAAGAAACATGGCTACACAGTCAAAGCAAATCAAGAAATGTATGCCATTGGCTTTTGCAATATCATACCTTCCTTCTTCCACTGCATAACTACTAGTGCAGCTCTTGCAAAGACTTTGGTTAAAGAATCTACAGGCTGCCAGTCCCAGCTGTCAGCTATAGTGACAGCCCTTGTTCTTTTGTTGGTCCTTCTGGTAATAGCTCCTTTATTCTATTCCCTTCAAAAATGTGTCCTTGGTGTGATCACTATTGTAAATCTCCGGGGTGCCCTTCTTAAATTTAGAGACCTGCCAAAGATGTGGagggttagcagaatggatacagtCATCTGGTTTGTTACTATGCTGTCCTCTGCTCTGTTGAGCACTGAAATAGGCCTGCTTGTTGGAGTTTGTTTTTCTATGTTTTGTGTAATCCTCCGTACTCAGAAGCCAAAGGTTTCACTGCTTGGTTTGGAAGAAGAGTCTGAAACCTTTGAATCCATTTCTGCTTACAAGAACCTTCAGACCAAGTCAGGCATCAAGGTTTTCCGCTTCATAGCCCCTCTCTACTACATAAACAAAGAATGCTTTAAATCTTCTTTGTACAAAAAAACTCTGAACCCTATCTTGGTAAAGGCAGCTTGGAAGAAAGCAGCAAAGAGGAAGCTCAAAGAGGAAACCGTGATTTTCAGTGGCATCCAAGATGAAGTTTCAGTGCAGCTTTCCCATGATCCCTTGGAGCTGCACACTATTGTGATTGACTGCAGTGCAATACAGTTTTTAGATACAGCAGGGATCCACACACTAAAAGAAGTCCGAAGGGATTATGAAGCCATTGGCATCCAGGTTTTACTGGCTCAATGCAATCCTTCTGTGAGGGATTCTTTGACCAGAGGAGAATACTgcaaaaaggaagaagacaatcTTCTCTTCTACAGTTTGTCTGAAGCAGTGGCTTTTGCAGTGGACTCTCAGAAGCAGAAAGGAGTGTGTGTTCTCAATGGCCTGAGTCTTTCTGGTGACTGA
- the LOC113834342 gene encoding uncharacterized protein LOC113834342: MKVKNNSSGRWAVPKLQTKGDGSPCSTGQQKLQPQEPHSGGWAVRLRGVSLVGGTYPEEFARGGSGRDSGKEKVEARARARIPGAGGAPAPRPRPATHGAESPKLLSLFLRVALRGREGRVEYRRFAHRLGQRLPRAPGVGPREARGRQQGHERLRGTGALVAAATAQHGSPGRPVPAALAAHRKRPARVIACDPRASATDRSSVGTDWRLGGWMGAGDPLKRTDSFRPNFPEPEASAEVAKQGAQPAQGRNLGQSGNRGGALPSSASPFRTFWLLQVEVDT; encoded by the exons ATGAAGGTTAAAAATAACAGCTCTGGgcgctgg gCTGTCCCTAAGCTACAGACTAAAGGGGACGGTTCACCGTGCAGCACCGGGCAACAGAAGCTGCAGCCGCAGGAGCCGCACTCGGGTGGCTGGGCAGTTCGGCTCCGCGGTGTGAGCCTAGTGGGCGGGACTTACCCGGAGGAGTTT GCGAGAGGCGGCTCCGGTCGTGACAGCGGTAAAGAGAAAGTGGAGGCGAGAGCTCGCGCACGCATCCCGGGGGCTGGAGGAGCCCCGGCCCCGCGGCCCCGCCCGGCGACACACGGCGCGGAGTCGCCAAAGCTCCTCTCGCTCTTCCTCCGAGTCGCGCTGCGGGGTCGTGAAGGGCGAGTGGAGTACCGCAGGTTCGCGCACAGGCTCGGCCAACGCCTGCCGAGGGCCCCGGGGGTCGGGCCCCGGGAAGCCCGAGGAAGACAGCAAGGACACGAGCGTCTACGCGGCACCGGCGCGCTGGTGGCAGCGGCGACAGCACAGCACGGATCGCCAGGGAGACCCGTCCCGGCGGCCCTCGCGGCGCACCGGAAGCGGCCGGCGCGCGTGATTGCGTGCGACCCCCGCGCAAGCGCAACCGACCGGTCCTCTGTTGGAACCGATTGGAGGCTTGGGGGCTGGATGGGGGCAGGGGATCCGCTAAAGCGGACGGACAGCTTCCGGCCAAACTTCCCGGAGCCGGAAGCTAGTGCTGAGGTTGCGAAACAAGGAGCCCAACCCGCTCAGGGCAGGAATTTGGGACAGTCAGGTAACAGGGGCGGAGCTCTACCGAGCTCGGCCTcgcctttcagaactttctggcTCCTTCAGGTTGAGGTTGATACTTAA